Proteins encoded by one window of Blastopirellula marina:
- a CDS encoding integrase core domain-containing protein — MATRKVFATPSTFSTGGKWIEQKARDFLEHVKTEGLACTILMRDLDKAFSERFNSVFTSRGIDVKPVGPRAPNLNAFIERWIQSLKQEVLDHFIVFGQSHFDYIVHEYIDHYHEERPHQGIGDLLLASRGEPDNEDVDDEVTTLSMADIRCKTRLGGILKSYTRVA; from the coding sequence GTGGCTACTCGAAAGGTGTTTGCTACGCCTTCCACTTTCTCGACCGGCGGCAAGTGGATCGAACAGAAAGCCAGAGACTTTCTGGAACATGTGAAAACAGAGGGTCTGGCCTGCACGATCCTCATGCGAGACTTAGACAAAGCGTTCTCCGAGCGATTCAATTCGGTGTTCACCAGTCGTGGTATCGACGTGAAGCCTGTTGGTCCTCGGGCACCCAACCTGAACGCATTTATCGAACGATGGATTCAGTCGCTGAAGCAAGAAGTGTTGGACCACTTTATAGTGTTTGGCCAATCGCACTTCGACTACATAGTCCATGAATATATCGACCACTATCACGAGGAACGACCCCATCAAGGAATTGGCGACCTACTACTAGCGAGTCGTGGCGAGCCAGATAATGAAGATGTGGACGATGAAGTAACCACCCTCAGCATGGCTGATATCCGGTGCAAGACGCGGCTGGGTGGGATCCTGAAGTCTTACACTCGCGTTGCTTGA
- a CDS encoding NAD(P)/FAD-dependent oxidoreductase, with translation MIDIQNKPQVVVIGGGPAGATVATLLAQQGVRVELFEREKFPRFHIGESLIPETYWVLKRLNMLPKLKDSQFIKKYSVQFVSDSGKQSAPFYFHDNKDHDCSQTWQVRRSEFDEMMLRNAEEHGVKTHEGVRVLDVLFDGDRATGIQIMDENGEKQEVYADVVVDASGQSSLLLNKLKLKVPDPSLNKGSIWTYYQGAKRDAGRDEGATTVLQVENKKGWFWYIPLHDDIVSIGVVGDFDYLFKGRGSHEEVFAEELERCPAAKMRIEGAQQVTKIFATKDFTYKSKQASGDGWVLIGDALGFLDPLYSSGVLLALKSGELAADAIVEGLKKGDTSRQQLGHWEPAYLVGMERMRKLVCEYYDGFNFGRFVRRFPDHRGDITDLLIGDLFKDSLDKVFESIATMKTESEAMAE, from the coding sequence ATGATCGATATTCAGAACAAGCCACAAGTCGTCGTCATCGGGGGTGGTCCTGCAGGAGCCACGGTTGCTACCCTGCTCGCCCAGCAAGGGGTTCGCGTTGAACTGTTCGAGCGCGAGAAGTTCCCGCGCTTCCATATCGGCGAATCCCTGATCCCGGAAACCTACTGGGTTCTAAAACGCTTGAATATGCTGCCCAAGTTAAAAGACAGCCAGTTCATCAAGAAGTACAGCGTTCAGTTCGTCAGCGACTCTGGCAAGCAGTCGGCCCCGTTCTACTTCCACGACAACAAAGATCACGACTGCTCGCAGACATGGCAAGTTCGTCGTAGCGAATTCGACGAAATGATGCTCCGCAACGCCGAAGAGCATGGCGTGAAGACCCATGAAGGGGTCCGCGTGCTGGACGTCCTCTTCGATGGCGACCGGGCAACCGGCATCCAGATCATGGATGAGAATGGCGAAAAGCAAGAGGTCTACGCCGATGTCGTGGTCGATGCGAGCGGCCAAAGCTCGCTGTTGCTCAACAAGCTGAAACTGAAGGTCCCAGACCCGTCGCTGAACAAGGGATCGATCTGGACCTACTACCAAGGTGCCAAACGCGATGCCGGCCGGGACGAAGGGGCCACCACCGTTCTGCAGGTCGAAAACAAGAAGGGGTGGTTCTGGTACATCCCCCTGCACGACGACATCGTCAGCATCGGCGTCGTGGGGGACTTTGACTATCTATTCAAAGGGCGAGGTTCGCACGAAGAGGTCTTCGCCGAAGAGCTCGAGCGCTGCCCTGCCGCCAAGATGCGTATCGAAGGGGCCCAGCAGGTCACCAAAATCTTCGCCACCAAAGACTTCACCTACAAATCGAAGCAGGCCTCCGGCGATGGCTGGGTGCTGATCGGCGATGCCCTTGGCTTCCTCGATCCACTCTACTCTTCCGGCGTCCTTCTAGCACTCAAGTCAGGCGAACTCGCCGCCGATGCGATCGTCGAGGGGCTAAAGAAGGGGGACACCAGCCGCCAACAGCTAGGGCACTGGGAACCGGCCTACCTGGTGGGCATGGAACGCATGCGTAAGCTGGTTTGCGAATACTACGACGGCTTCAACTTTGGCCGCTTCGTCCGCCGCTTCCCCGACCACCGCGGCGACATCACTGACCTGCTGATCGGCGACCTGTTCAAAGACAGCCTCGACAAGGTCTTCGAGTCGATCGCCACGATGAAAACCGAATCGGAAGCGATGGCGGAATAG
- a CDS encoding transposase has protein sequence MGRPKRADEAGSVYHALNRGNARATIFDKPEDFDAFERILAEGLSRYPCQLLAYQLMPNHWHLVIRPTADGGMSNFLRWVTLTHTMRRHAHYHTSGQGHLYQGRFKSFPVQDDGHFLVVCRYVERNALQAGLVAVAEDWKWGSLAHWLDHHGKRSKFLSPWPVARPPRWKDRVNQALTEKEVNAIQHAIRRGSPLGDPKWTQSTACRLNLDSTLRPRGRPKKTASGQKES, from the coding sequence ATGGGAAGGCCAAAACGAGCGGACGAGGCTGGGAGCGTTTATCATGCGTTGAATCGAGGCAACGCACGAGCGACTATTTTCGATAAGCCGGAGGACTTCGATGCCTTCGAGCGTATCTTAGCCGAGGGGCTTTCGCGGTATCCATGCCAGTTGCTGGCCTACCAGTTGATGCCCAACCACTGGCACTTGGTGATCCGCCCCACGGCGGACGGCGGTATGAGCAATTTTTTGCGGTGGGTCACGCTGACCCACACTATGCGGCGGCACGCCCACTACCACACCTCTGGCCAGGGGCATCTCTACCAAGGCCGGTTTAAAAGCTTTCCCGTGCAGGATGACGGGCACTTCCTGGTTGTCTGCCGATATGTCGAACGCAATGCCTTGCAGGCTGGCTTGGTGGCCGTGGCCGAGGACTGGAAATGGGGCTCGCTTGCCCACTGGTTGGATCATCACGGCAAGCGGTCCAAATTTCTCTCGCCGTGGCCGGTAGCCAGACCACCTCGCTGGAAAGATCGCGTCAATCAGGCCCTGACCGAAAAGGAAGTGAACGCGATCCAACACGCCATCCGCCGAGGCTCCCCGCTGGGCGACCCCAAATGGACCCAATCGACCGCCTGCCGTCTCAATCTAGACTCGACCCTACGCCCCAGAGGCCGACCAAAGAAAACAGCTAGCGGCCAAAAAGAGTCCTGA
- a CDS encoding MarR family winged helix-turn-helix transcriptional regulator, which yields MNLWRTYDRLKAFEEQVFGNAGLSAQQYNTLRLLKSVYPDSMPTLVLGSRLISRAPDMTRLLDKLEQRGLLSRERRPENRRVVEVTVTPPGLALLEELSSEVRECHRKQLGHLSPDALRQLASLLKEAREPHEDETNLSLVDE from the coding sequence TTGAACCTATGGCGTACCTACGATCGCCTGAAAGCGTTTGAGGAACAGGTCTTCGGCAACGCCGGCCTTTCCGCCCAACAATACAATACGCTGCGTCTGCTGAAATCCGTCTACCCCGACTCGATGCCGACCCTGGTGCTTGGCTCACGATTAATTTCTCGTGCTCCGGACATGACTCGGCTGTTAGATAAACTCGAACAACGCGGTTTACTGTCACGAGAGAGACGTCCCGAGAATCGACGCGTGGTCGAGGTAACCGTTACCCCCCCAGGCTTGGCCCTGCTGGAAGAGCTTTCTTCAGAAGTTCGCGAGTGCCACCGCAAGCAACTGGGGCACCTTTCTCCCGACGCACTTCGTCAGTTGGCCTCGCTACTCAAAGAAGCCCGCGAGCCTCACGAAGATGAAACCAACCTGTCACTGGTCGATGAATAA
- a CDS encoding DDE-type integrase/transposase/recombinase, giving the protein MQLAWTPVANVTAAEAVSVLQALGLEYGAPLVLKSDNGSAFKSGDFGAWLTEHQVVPLLSPVRVPRYNGACEAGIGAAKRRTEYLAARQGHYLDWTTDDLHAAQRWANEASYPGGFAAGTPASRFAARVPINDIERDTFRTAGLQYERELNHEACTRGDALTDMLLAIHHRRAVRHVLVEHGYLDITRRSVPQPLPAKKCAKIK; this is encoded by the coding sequence ATGCAACTGGCCTGGACGCCGGTGGCGAATGTCACCGCGGCCGAGGCAGTCTCGGTACTCCAGGCACTCGGACTTGAGTATGGAGCACCGCTGGTGCTCAAGAGCGACAACGGCTCGGCCTTCAAGAGCGGCGACTTCGGTGCCTGGCTAACGGAGCATCAGGTCGTACCGCTGCTGTCACCGGTTCGCGTGCCTCGTTACAACGGGGCCTGCGAGGCCGGAATCGGGGCGGCGAAACGCCGCACCGAATACCTGGCCGCCCGCCAGGGGCATTACCTGGACTGGACGACCGATGATCTTCATGCGGCCCAGCGTTGGGCCAACGAAGCGAGCTACCCCGGCGGCTTCGCCGCCGGAACACCCGCCAGCCGCTTCGCGGCTCGCGTTCCCATCAACGACATCGAGCGTGACACGTTCCGTACCGCTGGTCTACAATACGAACGAGAACTGAACCATGAAGCATGCACCCGCGGGGATGCACTGACCGATATGTTGTTAGCGATACATCATCGTCGAGCTGTCCGCCATGTTCTTGTGGAACATGGCTACCTCGACATTACCCGGAGGTCCGTTCCTCAACCACTTCCTGCTAAAAAATGCGCAAAGATTAAGTGA